A single region of the Marinobacter salinus genome encodes:
- a CDS encoding DUF1302 family protein yields MQTTIKGLRFWCCTLAGSASLALFPITTTVAAEDTRVNGFVENATYGRDSVGLSKFRNTLQLEGEKKLGDVGIFSNVSVNGTLRGTYDGVYDLNKDEYGRTAGGAILLEDTAPAPNPDPFVPHGGGIVPTPDFGFDINQNPNDGMIVLGENLHPQDGGVGFGVPVRPCDVDSRGCIDDYLDKDLNELRFQEFNDRADFIRELYVDFDLNFDSGNVLSTRLGKQQVIWGRTDLFRVLDVINPVDFSRNNIYDELEDIRIPMWILKSDYRMGPTEVFDGLAFDDLNFQVVWNFDQFRPHDIGQCGQPNVILDAGCFFRGMNNLWENGGTVANFANGSIATDFGPGQIGIREAHLPSWSLSNTQLGLKLEGVYGDLGFSLNALTYRSQLPSLRGGIPAENAFTGETAVWPGLIAFDIHFPRVNLVGGSLDYYSQGIDTVFRVETAYTSGEEFANTLREKLYSESDVVRYVVGADKSIFIPMLNESQAFLFSGQIFGQHILDHEREQRLLGEAGIPDWEQNWIATLLIKGFYMNGRLSPQIIAAHDVRAQATAIAPSIEWLVNDNFRLTAGANVKVGDGARKFDDCRTCNPWDPFTAAYPGQPAGETAGLSGYEPLGRFQSGPIGMAQKEDEIQLTARYSF; encoded by the coding sequence ATGCAAACAACAATAAAAGGCCTGAGGTTCTGGTGCTGCACCCTTGCGGGTAGTGCCAGCCTGGCGCTGTTTCCAATAACCACGACGGTGGCTGCGGAAGACACCCGCGTCAACGGCTTCGTCGAAAATGCGACGTACGGACGCGACAGCGTTGGTCTGTCGAAGTTTCGCAACACACTGCAACTTGAAGGCGAGAAGAAACTCGGGGACGTTGGTATTTTCAGCAACGTGTCCGTCAATGGCACGCTGCGCGGCACTTATGACGGCGTCTACGACCTGAACAAGGACGAATATGGCCGCACAGCCGGCGGTGCCATTTTGCTGGAAGACACAGCTCCGGCGCCGAACCCTGATCCCTTTGTGCCTCACGGCGGCGGTATCGTCCCAACGCCGGACTTTGGCTTTGACATCAACCAGAACCCCAACGACGGCATGATCGTACTGGGTGAAAACCTGCACCCGCAGGATGGCGGTGTCGGTTTCGGTGTACCGGTGCGGCCCTGTGATGTCGACAGCCGTGGCTGTATTGATGATTACCTGGATAAAGATCTGAACGAACTCCGTTTCCAGGAGTTCAATGACCGGGCAGACTTCATCCGCGAGCTCTATGTCGATTTCGATCTGAACTTTGACAGCGGCAATGTACTGAGTACCCGCCTGGGTAAGCAGCAGGTCATCTGGGGACGGACAGACCTGTTCCGGGTACTGGATGTTATCAACCCGGTGGACTTCTCCCGCAACAACATCTACGACGAACTGGAAGACATCCGCATTCCCATGTGGATTCTGAAATCAGACTATCGCATGGGCCCGACAGAGGTTTTCGACGGTTTAGCCTTCGACGACCTGAACTTCCAGGTAGTCTGGAACTTTGATCAGTTCCGGCCTCATGACATTGGCCAGTGTGGCCAGCCAAACGTGATCCTGGATGCAGGCTGTTTCTTCCGCGGCATGAACAACCTCTGGGAGAATGGCGGCACTGTCGCCAACTTCGCCAACGGCAGCATCGCGACCGATTTCGGCCCGGGCCAGATCGGTATCCGTGAAGCGCACCTGCCAAGCTGGAGCCTGTCCAACACCCAACTCGGCCTCAAGCTCGAAGGTGTGTATGGCGACCTCGGCTTCTCTCTGAACGCCCTCACCTATCGGTCACAGCTACCGTCATTGCGCGGTGGCATTCCGGCAGAAAATGCCTTCACCGGAGAAACTGCCGTCTGGCCGGGCCTGATAGCCTTCGATATCCACTTCCCCAGGGTCAACCTGGTGGGCGGCTCGCTGGACTACTACTCCCAGGGTATCGACACCGTGTTCCGGGTTGAGACCGCCTATACCTCCGGTGAAGAGTTCGCCAACACCCTTCGCGAGAAGTTGTACTCCGAATCCGACGTGGTTCGCTATGTGGTGGGTGCGGACAAGAGCATCTTCATTCCCATGCTGAACGAATCCCAGGCGTTCCTGTTCTCCGGTCAGATCTTCGGGCAGCACATTCTCGATCATGAACGCGAGCAGCGGCTTCTGGGCGAAGCCGGTATTCCGGACTGGGAGCAGAACTGGATCGCGACTCTGCTGATCAAAGGCTTCTACATGAACGGCCGGCTCAGCCCACAGATCATCGCTGCCCATGATGTCCGCGCTCAGGCCACAGCCATCGCACCGAGCATCGAATGGCTGGTCAATGACAACTTCAGGCTCACCGCCGGCGCCAACGTCAAAGTTGGCGATGGTGCCCGCAAGTTTGACGACTGCCGCACCTGTAACCCATGGGACCCGTTCACCGCAGCCTATCCTGGCCAACCCGCTGGCGAGACTGCCGGTCTTTCCGGTTACGAGCCGCTCGGACGCTTCCAGTCCGGCCCCATCGGCATGGCCCAGAAAGAAGACGAAATCCAGCTGACTGCACGTTACAGCTTCTAA
- a CDS encoding WD40/YVTN/BNR-like repeat-containing protein: MQNTPLRKRRTVGKAIAIASTSSLLLSGCEAPLNLEAVRQVSEQSSKRTDFYQAMAQNQETIVVSGNDGVLLTSSDNGTTWKRQALKSNASFLALDVCPDNTFIALTFNNQIWHGNAQANHWTPHALPSQEQMMTAACAPDGSWWTAGSFTTIQYSSDQGQTWDETSLFEDAIINNLQFINQDQAIATGEYGMVLRSDDGGQSWDYAGYLPDEFYAHTSYFRSMDEGWVGGLNGFIYHTTDGGQSWEKMHADTNAPVFGFVPGDSALYAVADNATVLQLRDNAWKKISESGQPLYLRTGLLLPERTLLVAGGRGLLFDLELPAALAASKD, translated from the coding sequence ATGCAAAACACCCCTCTGCGCAAACGGCGCACTGTCGGTAAGGCCATCGCCATAGCCAGCACCTCATCTTTGCTGCTGTCCGGTTGCGAAGCGCCTCTCAATCTTGAGGCCGTGCGCCAGGTATCCGAGCAATCGTCCAAACGCACAGACTTCTACCAGGCCATGGCCCAGAACCAGGAGACCATCGTTGTTTCCGGCAATGATGGCGTGTTGCTGACCAGTTCAGACAACGGCACCACCTGGAAACGCCAGGCACTGAAATCAAACGCAAGCTTTCTGGCCCTGGATGTCTGCCCCGATAACACCTTCATCGCGCTGACCTTCAACAACCAGATCTGGCATGGCAACGCTCAGGCAAATCACTGGACACCACACGCCCTGCCCAGCCAGGAGCAAATGATGACCGCGGCCTGTGCGCCCGATGGCAGCTGGTGGACCGCGGGCAGCTTTACCACTATCCAGTACAGCTCCGACCAGGGTCAGACCTGGGACGAAACCTCTCTCTTCGAAGATGCCATCATCAATAACCTTCAGTTCATCAATCAGGATCAGGCCATCGCAACGGGCGAATACGGCATGGTTCTTCGCAGTGATGATGGCGGCCAGAGCTGGGACTACGCCGGCTACCTTCCGGATGAGTTCTACGCCCACACCAGCTACTTCCGCTCAATGGATGAAGGCTGGGTCGGTGGTCTGAACGGCTTCATTTACCACACCACCGATGGCGGCCAAAGCTGGGAAAAGATGCATGCCGACACTAATGCACCGGTGTTCGGTTTCGTCCCCGGAGATTCCGCGCTCTATGCGGTTGCCGACAATGCCACCGTGCTTCAGTTGCGGGACAACGCCTGGAAGAAGATTTCAGAATCCGGTCAGCCTCTCTATCTGCGGACCGGCCTCCTGCTGCCTGAACGGACACTATTGGTAGCCGGCGGCCGTGGCCTTCTTTTCGACCTTGAACTCCCCGCGGCCCTTGCGGCCAGCAAAGACTGA
- a CDS encoding DUF1329 domain-containing protein: MKTKQTLLVRCLTAGLATGMLAAHVQASEEIVNNSFYPYANSVPTEEGLNAGMTIDQSNVAEFKDVIDPAFYTFIENGWTSIEVGATTSFDLNENYVEATRTGLGNVTLGDQVGEISGWQAGRPFPQEPDANDPRAGEKLAWNYKYGYNWGDSAAIYPFYWKYRDMDSAKVERTIKFNFHFLNYKGRVIQEPTPEITPNPSDLFRAIYVQVLDPADVRNTQLLIHRAADDLKRDNSWLYLGFQRRVRRLATGQVTDAFLGSDLMIEDFEGYNGRISDMDWTYKGTRYMLMPFYNHNDLTLDSETHSDSDGYQVVAFSGQGGCFPDITWQLRKVYEVEAAPVDESHPLSKRVHYIDAQTFTIPRTVSYDRKGSLWKTFTIGQAHPDHHLPKNKGSGVSIDDSFSMIDVQASHCTTGQFKGQVDPELSPPQMFNVQHLRATGS, from the coding sequence ATGAAAACAAAACAAACACTCCTTGTCCGCTGCCTGACCGCCGGCCTTGCCACTGGCATGCTCGCGGCTCACGTGCAGGCGAGCGAGGAAATCGTGAACAACTCGTTCTATCCCTATGCGAACAGCGTTCCGACCGAGGAGGGGCTGAACGCCGGCATGACCATTGACCAATCCAACGTGGCCGAATTCAAGGATGTTATCGACCCGGCGTTCTACACCTTCATTGAAAATGGCTGGACCTCCATTGAGGTTGGCGCAACGACATCGTTTGATCTGAACGAGAATTACGTTGAAGCAACCCGTACGGGGCTCGGTAACGTAACGCTGGGCGATCAGGTCGGTGAAATCAGTGGCTGGCAGGCTGGCCGACCGTTCCCGCAGGAGCCGGATGCCAACGACCCAAGGGCCGGCGAAAAACTCGCCTGGAACTACAAGTATGGCTACAACTGGGGTGACAGCGCCGCCATTTACCCGTTCTACTGGAAGTACCGGGACATGGATTCCGCCAAAGTGGAGCGCACCATCAAGTTCAACTTCCACTTCCTGAACTACAAGGGCCGGGTGATCCAGGAGCCGACGCCGGAAATCACCCCGAACCCGTCTGACCTGTTCCGCGCCATCTACGTTCAGGTTCTGGACCCCGCCGACGTGCGCAATACCCAGCTGTTGATTCACCGGGCTGCGGATGACCTCAAGCGGGACAACTCCTGGCTCTACCTGGGCTTCCAGCGCCGGGTTCGTCGTCTCGCGACCGGCCAGGTCACCGACGCTTTCCTCGGGTCTGATCTGATGATCGAGGATTTCGAAGGCTACAACGGTCGTATCTCGGACATGGACTGGACCTACAAAGGCACCCGTTACATGCTGATGCCCTTCTACAACCACAACGACCTGACGCTGGATTCCGAAACCCACAGCGACAGCGACGGTTATCAGGTTGTAGCGTTCAGTGGCCAGGGTGGCTGCTTCCCGGACATCACCTGGCAGTTACGCAAGGTGTACGAGGTTGAAGCGGCACCGGTGGATGAAAGCCACCCACTGTCCAAGCGGGTTCACTACATCGATGCCCAGACCTTCACCATTCCCCGTACCGTGTCCTATGACCGTAAAGGCAGCCTGTGGAAGACCTTCACCATTGGCCAGGCCCACCCTGACCACCACCTGCCGAAGAACAAGGGCAGCGGTGTCTCCATCGATGACAGCTTCAGCATGATCGATGTTCAGGCCAGCCACTGCACCACCGGCCAGTTCAAGGGACAGGTTGATCCGGAGCTGTCACCGCCACAAATGTTCAACGTTCAACACCTCCGGGCAACCGGAAGCTGA
- a CDS encoding efflux RND transporter permease subunit translates to MPGLHRFTHLLHLLEMWIFNNPRKVLSVIAILTLLFALRIPGLKIYTDFADLLPQQHPYIELHNSIKDSFGGANVLVVGVEFEEGDIFTNENLARIDRITQAVDSLPGVNHNLVSSVTHRNSRKIWLTEVGSINSEPYYDSTSGDYSQQALNAMRADVGANPRVYGPLVSPDLKMALVKAQLIEGKLDYEETFAQLQELRANEGGEGVTIYATGQPVLVGWAYTYMDQILQIFIFTVLTMLALLIFHFRKAYGVLIPLGGVLISTVWGLGIISVLGYNLDPLGLVIPFLIAARAMSHGVQLVERYYAETLVLGSGPKAAKATFDSLFRPGSLGVVSDAIGLSLIAIGSIPLNTHLGIYASLWAITVVFTVLVGVPLLLSILPTPKNPEIRETALRHIGASCSRTVTRPGAARVILAIAAVSMLGGLLAASNVQIGDSEPGSPILYPDHDYNISSRVVNDRFPGSEELYIVAETSEKGGLKRPEVLEALSDLQAHMLLDPEVGGSKGLPDLVKQVNRLMHNDDPRWYQIPHDAGYVGGLMFTYMASSPVPGALDEFNDTDDRIANLVFYYKDRQGETIRRAIHMAKEWIAENGDSVEGLTIRLAGGTLGVAAAMNESAFETNVIVLPLVFLLIFAFVMLFYTSWNAGLMMLMAMLFATTLTYAYMGLNGLSIDINTVPVIAVGIGVGIDYSIYMMDRIREEMAKCGDLRESVRRAISTTGMAISFTALTLMAGIIMWVIFSNLRFQSDAALLLCVMIVINGLAAMLLVPSWVLAFRPRFITDVYADEDGILHSDHKETTSAPSPVLTSKQDDGFVTGAPHQA, encoded by the coding sequence ATGCCCGGACTGCACCGTTTCACACATCTGCTGCATCTGCTGGAAATGTGGATATTCAACAACCCCCGCAAGGTACTGTCAGTCATCGCGATACTGACCCTGCTGTTTGCCCTGCGTATACCCGGCCTGAAGATCTATACCGATTTTGCAGACCTGCTGCCCCAGCAACATCCCTACATTGAGCTGCACAACAGCATCAAGGACAGTTTTGGGGGGGCTAACGTTCTCGTGGTGGGGGTCGAGTTTGAAGAGGGTGATATTTTCACCAACGAAAACCTCGCCCGGATTGACCGCATCACCCAGGCGGTCGACAGTCTTCCCGGGGTCAACCACAACCTCGTCTCCAGCGTTACTCACAGGAACTCCCGGAAAATCTGGTTAACCGAAGTCGGCAGCATCAACTCCGAGCCGTATTACGACTCCACCAGTGGCGACTACTCGCAGCAAGCTCTGAACGCAATGCGGGCCGACGTTGGTGCCAACCCCCGGGTTTACGGCCCCCTGGTTTCCCCCGACCTGAAAATGGCGCTGGTCAAGGCACAGCTGATCGAAGGCAAGCTGGATTACGAGGAAACCTTTGCCCAGCTTCAGGAACTTCGCGCCAACGAAGGCGGTGAAGGTGTGACGATCTACGCCACCGGGCAACCAGTCCTGGTGGGCTGGGCCTATACCTACATGGACCAGATTCTCCAGATCTTCATCTTCACTGTGCTGACCATGCTGGCCCTGCTCATTTTTCACTTCCGTAAAGCGTACGGTGTACTTATCCCCCTTGGAGGCGTTCTCATCTCCACCGTGTGGGGGCTTGGGATTATCAGTGTACTTGGCTACAACCTGGACCCTTTGGGTCTGGTAATCCCCTTTTTGATTGCAGCACGGGCCATGAGTCATGGCGTCCAACTGGTCGAGCGCTATTATGCCGAAACCCTGGTTCTGGGCAGTGGCCCGAAAGCGGCGAAAGCGACCTTTGACAGCCTGTTCAGGCCCGGCTCACTCGGCGTTGTTTCCGATGCCATTGGCCTGTCGTTGATCGCCATCGGATCCATCCCCCTGAACACTCATCTGGGCATCTACGCCTCGCTCTGGGCAATCACCGTGGTGTTTACCGTACTGGTTGGTGTGCCACTGCTGCTCTCCATTCTACCCACTCCCAAGAATCCGGAGATCAGGGAAACCGCCTTGCGCCATATCGGTGCCAGCTGTTCCCGGACCGTCACCAGACCCGGCGCCGCACGCGTGATTCTCGCTATCGCGGCCGTTTCCATGCTTGGCGGACTGCTTGCGGCTTCGAACGTCCAGATCGGCGATTCGGAACCGGGCTCCCCGATCCTCTATCCGGACCACGACTACAACATTTCCTCCAGAGTTGTGAACGATCGCTTCCCGGGTTCGGAGGAGCTCTACATTGTTGCCGAGACCAGTGAAAAAGGTGGACTGAAGCGCCCCGAGGTACTCGAGGCCCTGTCTGACCTCCAGGCACATATGCTGCTGGATCCGGAAGTTGGCGGCAGCAAAGGCCTGCCGGACTTGGTCAAGCAGGTTAACCGCCTGATGCACAACGACGATCCGCGCTGGTATCAGATCCCCCACGATGCCGGATATGTCGGTGGCTTGATGTTTACCTACATGGCTTCGAGCCCGGTTCCCGGAGCCCTGGATGAATTCAACGACACCGATGACCGGATCGCCAACCTGGTGTTCTATTACAAGGATCGCCAGGGCGAAACCATCCGGCGCGCGATCCACATGGCAAAAGAATGGATTGCCGAGAACGGCGACAGCGTCGAGGGACTGACCATCCGGCTGGCCGGTGGAACGCTGGGCGTGGCCGCAGCCATGAACGAATCGGCGTTCGAGACCAACGTGATCGTTCTGCCCCTGGTTTTCCTGCTCATCTTCGCCTTCGTAATGCTGTTCTACACCTCCTGGAACGCCGGTCTGATGATGCTCATGGCCATGCTGTTTGCAACCACCCTGACCTACGCCTACATGGGCCTGAACGGCCTGAGCATCGACATCAACACGGTGCCCGTTATTGCCGTCGGAATTGGTGTTGGCATCGATTACTCCATCTACATGATGGACCGGATCCGCGAAGAGATGGCGAAGTGCGGCGATCTTCGGGAATCCGTCCGAAGGGCCATTTCCACTACAGGTATGGCCATCAGTTTCACCGCGCTGACCCTGATGGCCGGCATCATCATGTGGGTCATCTTCTCCAACCTCCGCTTCCAGTCCGATGCAGCCCTGCTGCTGTGCGTGATGATCGTCATCAACGGGCTGGCCGCCATGTTGCTCGTGCCCTCCTGGGTGCTTGCCTTCAGGCCCCGGTTCATCACCGACGTGTACGCCGATGAGGACGGAATCCTGCACTCCGATCACAAGGAAACCACATCAGCTCCATCCCCTGTTTTGACCTCAAAGCAGGACGATGGGTTTGTGACGGGAGCGCCACACCAGGCCTGA
- a CDS encoding antibiotic biosynthesis monooxygenase: MTDNQSPTSEQNSMEPLTVVVSRRVKKGNQEAFEALSSKMTERASRFPGYLGTAMFRPASPDDPEYRIVFKFRDRESLAAWEASEERAELLEQIESLLVQPSEREVTSGIVTWFTLPGQNPVKPPPKWKMTIVSWLALYPSVTLVFVLFGDLLAQVPLLLRTMLVTIVVMLLMSYVLMPRMTRWFAFWLFPLKDRKYR; this comes from the coding sequence ATGACCGATAACCAGTCACCCACCAGCGAACAAAACTCAATGGAGCCCCTGACGGTTGTCGTCTCCCGTCGGGTCAAAAAGGGCAATCAGGAAGCATTTGAGGCTCTGAGCAGCAAAATGACGGAACGGGCCTCCCGTTTTCCGGGGTATCTCGGTACTGCCATGTTCAGGCCTGCCTCACCGGACGATCCGGAATACCGCATCGTGTTCAAGTTCCGTGACCGGGAATCGCTGGCTGCCTGGGAAGCTTCCGAGGAGCGAGCAGAGTTGCTGGAGCAGATAGAGAGTCTGCTGGTACAGCCCAGTGAGCGGGAAGTTACCTCGGGCATCGTGACCTGGTTTACATTGCCGGGCCAGAATCCGGTGAAGCCGCCGCCAAAATGGAAGATGACCATTGTCAGCTGGCTTGCCCTTTACCCGTCGGTCACGCTCGTTTTCGTGCTGTTTGGGGACTTGCTGGCACAGGTGCCGCTTCTTTTGCGGACAATGCTCGTGACCATAGTGGTGATGTTGTTGATGAGCTATGTGCTCATGCCGAGGATGACCCGCTGGTTTGCATTCTGGTTATTTCCGCTGAAGGACAGAAAGTACCGTTAA
- a CDS encoding sigma-54-dependent Fis family transcriptional regulator, translating to MASSYKPQLQYVDFQDLTEQIQFQSTEGKIWFGEQRMLLMQLSALAAFRREMVNTIGIERAKGFFLRLGYQSGLRDAELARKLRPHCSELDIFLAGPQLHSLKGMVKVIPIEIDIDQETGGFYGELDWIDSFEVEICQTELGQMDEPACWSLLGYACAYTSSFMGRQIIFREVTCRGCGDEKCHIVGKPAEEWDDAEEFTQYFKADPMIEELYDLQSQVSSLRSSLEKQQGQYYGIGQSASYNKVCKMIDKAALGKVSVLLLGETGVGKEVIARSVHLRSERAEQPFIAVNCAAIPPDLIEAELFGVEKGAYTGANQSRPGRFERAHGGTIFLDEVVELTPRAQATLLRVLQEGELERVGDNRTRSINVRVIAATNESLAEAVDSGKFRADLYYRLNVFPVKIPPLRERLEDLPLLAEHFLKKFHSEYNKRTLGLSDKALALCMNYQWPGNIRELENVIERGVILTDNNESISQESLFAVFPATCSEKAHEFVDVEGHLVQEHASTGSWADQILGSAISLDEVEETLMRRAMEQADQNVSRAARILGLTRPALAYRLKKTGIFSET from the coding sequence ATGGCATCCAGCTATAAGCCACAGCTGCAATACGTGGATTTTCAGGATCTTACGGAGCAGATCCAGTTCCAAAGCACGGAAGGAAAAATCTGGTTCGGCGAGCAACGCATGCTATTGATGCAGCTCTCCGCCCTGGCCGCATTTCGCCGGGAAATGGTCAACACCATCGGTATCGAGCGGGCAAAAGGGTTCTTTCTGCGCCTCGGTTATCAGTCCGGCCTTCGGGACGCTGAACTTGCCCGCAAGCTGCGCCCACACTGCAGCGAACTCGATATATTTCTGGCCGGGCCCCAGCTTCACTCCCTGAAGGGTATGGTGAAAGTGATCCCTATCGAGATCGATATTGATCAGGAAACGGGGGGCTTTTACGGTGAGTTGGACTGGATTGATTCATTCGAGGTGGAGATCTGCCAAACCGAGCTTGGCCAGATGGACGAACCCGCCTGCTGGTCCCTGCTAGGATATGCTTGCGCCTACACCTCCTCATTCATGGGCCGTCAGATCATCTTTAGAGAAGTCACCTGTCGCGGCTGCGGCGATGAAAAATGCCATATCGTCGGCAAGCCGGCGGAAGAGTGGGACGACGCCGAAGAATTTACCCAGTACTTCAAAGCAGACCCGATGATCGAAGAGCTCTACGACCTGCAGTCGCAGGTGAGCTCGCTGCGCAGCAGTCTTGAGAAACAGCAGGGCCAGTACTACGGGATTGGCCAGTCGGCGTCGTATAACAAGGTCTGCAAAATGATCGACAAGGCCGCCCTGGGCAAGGTCTCGGTGCTTCTTCTGGGTGAAACCGGGGTGGGCAAAGAGGTTATTGCCAGAAGCGTTCATTTACGCAGTGAGCGGGCAGAACAACCTTTTATCGCCGTGAATTGTGCGGCCATACCACCCGATCTCATTGAAGCGGAATTGTTTGGCGTCGAGAAGGGCGCCTACACCGGCGCAAACCAGTCCCGGCCCGGCCGGTTTGAACGCGCCCATGGCGGCACCATATTCCTGGACGAGGTAGTAGAGCTTACGCCTCGAGCCCAGGCTACCTTGCTCAGGGTTCTGCAGGAAGGCGAACTGGAGCGGGTGGGCGACAATCGCACGCGCTCAATCAACGTGCGGGTGATCGCTGCCACCAATGAGAGCCTTGCCGAGGCGGTTGATAGTGGCAAGTTCCGGGCGGATCTCTACTACCGTCTGAATGTTTTCCCGGTCAAGATTCCACCCCTGCGGGAGCGCCTGGAAGACCTGCCATTATTGGCGGAACATTTCCTCAAGAAGTTCCACTCGGAATACAACAAGCGGACTCTCGGCCTTTCAGATAAGGCGCTCGCTCTATGCATGAATTACCAGTGGCCAGGCAACATCCGCGAGCTTGAAAACGTGATTGAGCGAGGCGTGATCCTTACGGACAACAATGAATCCATCAGCCAGGAATCCCTGTTCGCAGTCTTTCCGGCCACCTGCTCTGAAAAGGCCCATGAGTTTGTGGATGTCGAGGGACACCTGGTGCAGGAGCATGCCAGCACCGGGAGCTGGGCGGACCAAATCCTCGGAAGTGCGATCAGTCTCGATGAAGTGGAAGAAACGCTGATGCGCAGAGCCATGGAGCAGGCCGACCAGAACGTATCCAGAGCAGCCCGCATTCTTGGGCTTACACGCCCGGCCCTCGCCTACAGACTGAAAAAAACAGGCATTTTTTCTGAGACCTGA
- a CDS encoding phenol hydroxylase subunit, translating to MTQTGNKTFDELTRYIRVRSEPGDKFVEFDFAIGYPELFVELVLPREAFAIFCKHNKVVHMDSDMIRKIDEDMVKWRFGEHGKRY from the coding sequence ATGACCCAAACCGGAAACAAAACCTTTGACGAGCTGACCCGATACATCCGGGTCCGCAGTGAGCCGGGCGACAAGTTCGTGGAATTCGACTTCGCCATTGGCTATCCGGAGCTCTTCGTTGAGCTCGTGCTGCCTCGCGAAGCCTTCGCGATTTTCTGCAAACACAACAAAGTCGTCCACATGGACTCCGACATGATCCGCAAGATTGACGAAGACATGGTCAAGTGGCGGTTCGGGGAGCATGGCAAACGCTACTGA
- a CDS encoding aromatic/alkene monooxygenase hydroxylase subunit beta, whose translation MSIEIKTNSVEPIRHTYGHIARRFGDKPATRYQEASYDIEAKTNFHYRPQWDSEHTLNDPTRTAIRMEDWYAVTDPRQFYYGAYVGNRAKMQEAAETSFGFCEKRNLLTRLPEETQKQLLRLLVPLRHVELGANMNNSKIAGDATATTVSQMHIYTGMDRLGIGQYLSRIALMIDGSTGAGLDESKGYWMDDEMWQPMRKLVEDTLVVDDWFELTLIQNVLMDGLMYPLVYDKMDQWFESQGAEDVSMLTEFMRDWYKESLRWINAMVKVVAQENDANRELLQTWIDHWEPQAYNALKPLAEASAGIEALDEARAELATRLKKCGLQSQGVSA comes from the coding sequence ATGAGTATCGAAATCAAGACCAACTCGGTGGAACCCATCCGCCATACCTATGGCCACATCGCCCGTCGTTTCGGTGACAAGCCGGCTACCCGTTACCAGGAGGCCAGCTACGACATTGAGGCAAAGACCAACTTCCATTACCGGCCCCAGTGGGATTCCGAACACACACTGAACGACCCCACGCGCACTGCCATCCGCATGGAAGACTGGTACGCCGTAACTGATCCCCGTCAGTTTTACTACGGCGCCTACGTTGGCAACCGGGCCAAGATGCAGGAAGCGGCCGAGACCAGCTTCGGCTTCTGCGAGAAGCGTAATCTGCTGACCCGCCTTCCAGAAGAAACCCAGAAGCAGTTGCTGCGATTGCTGGTTCCCCTGCGTCATGTCGAGCTTGGCGCCAACATGAATAACAGCAAAATCGCCGGTGATGCCACCGCCACGACTGTCTCCCAGATGCACATCTACACCGGGATGGATCGCCTGGGCATTGGCCAGTATCTGTCCCGTATTGCTCTGATGATTGACGGCAGTACCGGCGCCGGGCTCGACGAGTCCAAGGGCTACTGGATGGATGACGAGATGTGGCAACCCATGCGCAAGTTGGTGGAAGACACGCTTGTTGTTGATGACTGGTTTGAGCTGACTCTGATTCAGAACGTTCTCATGGACGGACTGATGTACCCGTTGGTCTACGACAAGATGGACCAGTGGTTCGAAAGCCAGGGTGCAGAAGATGTCTCCATGCTCACCGAGTTCATGCGCGACTGGTACAAGGAGTCGCTGCGCTGGATCAACGCCATGGTGAAAGTCGTGGCCCAAGAAAACGACGCCAACCGTGAACTGCTGCAGACCTGGATCGATCACTGGGAACCCCAGGCCTATAACGCACTGAAGCCACTGGCAGAAGCCTCCGCCGGTATTGAAGCACTGGATGAAGCCCGTGCCGAACTTGCCACCCGTCTCAAGAAATGTGGACTGCAAAGCCAGGGAGTATCCGCATGA